Part of the Chiloscyllium plagiosum isolate BGI_BamShark_2017 unplaced genomic scaffold, ASM401019v2 scaf_6535, whole genome shotgun sequence genome is shown below.
GGCAAGTGGCCCTAAGAACACACCTGTCCCATTTAACAATCTGTCTGTCACTGTGCCCCATTGCCAATAGGTACACACGTGTTGTTTGTGAGCTAGGCAAGATATTCTAGTATCTTAACTCACTCCATAGTTTGGGTGAACCTTCAGCAGTGATAAAGAGATGAGATTAAGATAGTTTACTGTGAAAATACATTTCAAACTGAGGAACCGATTATTCCAAAGAAATCTATccgattcaaaacattaacttggtctttccctccacagacctgctgaatctCTCCTTCTGTTTGCTTTTCAGATTTCAACTTTTTGCTTTCATTGTATCTTGTTATTGCTTTTTGAGATCTCATATGTGTAGAAATTACAATCAGCAcaaagataagagtggtgctggaaaacacagcatcCGGGAAGCAGGAAAGTCATGTtgcaggcaaaagcccatcaggaatgaaggagatggggacaattgaaatgtggagctggtttaagaagcagatattgcatgtcttcgataggtatgtccctgtcaggcagggggaAAGTGATAAgttaagggaactgtggtttacttaAGAAATTGTATCTCATGTTAAGCAGAAGAGGAAGGCTAATGTGACGTTGaggcgagatggttcagatggagAGCTACAGAGtagctaattcctgatgaagggcttttgcctgaaacatcgattttcctgctcctcggttgctgcctggtctcctgtgcttttccagcaccaatctaattctgtctttaatcttcAGCATcggcagtacccacttctgccacaaGGATACGAGAGCATAGTGCTTCTGGTATTAGACTTACAATTCCAGAGTCTGACTGCTCCAAGTCCCACGACACCAAACTGGCAAACTGAACATAGTAAATGTGGTGTTTTGTGGACAGCTATCAGGTAAAATACTCTGCAACCCCagtggctcactaatgtcctttagtctTAACTTAGTCTAGTTCGCAAGTGACTCCACACTCATACTACTTCATAAAATAAAACCCACAGCATCTAGCACTGGGCACCAAATTCCCTGCCTAGTCATTGTTGTGAACAACTAAGCAACCAGTACTGAATAgacacaacagaaattgctgggaaaactcagcaggtctgccagcatctgtggagggaaagcggagttaacattttgagtccagtgaccttctttAGAAACGTCTGTAGCGCAacagtgaagaagggtcactggtcccgaaacattaactctgcctttgccccacagatgctgccagacctgctgaacttttccagcagtttATGTCTCTGATTTCTAACATCTCAGTTCTTAGTTCTTCTGGTTTAGTATTAAATAGACGTTTACCTTAATGAACTGTATGATTCCTTCAGGAATCGACGTCTTGCTCAGTTTCTGCAGATACTCGATAATGTCGCTAGTTTGTAACCCAACACTGACAGCCGCATACAGGGAGTATGCTGTCAGTTTATACTCGTGCGTGTGTGTGGGTCTGCACACTGGCTCAGCAATGGCTACCAGGAAGTCCTGTGCATATTTATAAACTGGGGAGAAGGCTTCAAGGAAAACGTGTCCATCTGGAGCCTgcaatacaaaatttaaaaagcacctcATGAACGAGTTAAGCAGTGTATGGAACTGTGGTTAGTGAATCATGGGTTATTCTCACTGTGCCCATGCTGGGACTTTGAAAGTGATAGCCATTTCGTCCCTCACCCTGTTCGTTCCCTCAAGCCCGGTCAATGTCTTTACGTATTTACCCAACATCTTTATGGAGATTTCTATTGGATCATATTCCACATCACAAAGTCCCACTCTACTAAAGTGCTGCTCTTCACCTCTCCTACCATTCTTTACTAATTATCTTCAAGCTGTGTACATCTGGTTATTAATTGTCCTGCCAACAGAAACATTTTTCTCTTTACTTACTCGATCAAGACC
Proteins encoded:
- the LOC122546906 gene encoding general transcription and DNA repair factor IIH helicase subunit XPB-like, whose amino-acid sequence is MRCFLNFVLQAPDGHVFLEAFSPVYKYAQDFLVAIAEPVCRPTHTHEYKLTAYSLYAAVSVGLQTSDIIEYLQKLSKTSIPEGIIQFIKLCTVSYGKVKLVLKHNRYFVESTHPDVIQKLLQDHVIKQCRLRTAEGDDTELIMGTVSSKSAMLVSGCSSLV